From the Synechococcus sp. KORDI-49 genome, the window TCAGGGCGGCATCGGGCATCCGTTCGCGGATGCGGTCGATGATGCGCCGGTAGCGCTCCACGGTGTAGCCGCGGGCCATCGCCCTCAGCAGGTCGTTGTCGCCGCTCTGGAAGGGGATGTGGAAGTGCTCGCAGAGCTTGGGGAGATCAGCACAGGCGTCGATCAACCGTTCGGTGAAATACCGCGGATGGCTGGTGGCGAAGCGGATCCGTTCGATCCCTTCCACGTCATGAACCTGATGCAGCAGGTCGGTGAGCGTGTGCTGGCGGCGCCCCTCCGGCGTGATGCCCGGCAGGTCACGGCCGTAGGCGTCGATGTTCTGACCCAGCAGGGTGATCTCCTTGTACCCCTGGGCTGCCAGACCCTCCATCTCCAGCTTGATCGCTTCCGGGAGGCGCGACTGTTCCTTGCCGCGCACAGAGGGCACCACGCAGTAGGTGCAGCGTTCATTGCAGCCGTAGATCACGTTGACCCACCCGCAGATGCGGCTGTCACGCCGTGCAGTGGTGATGTCTTCGAGAATGTGGTGCTCCTCCGTGGCCACCACCTGCTGACCGCTGTCCACCTGCTGGAGCAGGGTCTCCAGGCGGTTCGCATGCTGGGGACCCATCACCAGATCAAGCTCCGGAACCCGGCGCAGCAGCGATTCCCCTTCCTGCTGTGCCACGCAGCCGGCCACCACCAGCGTGAGGTTTGGATTGGTCCGTTTCCGCTGAGCCTGTCGACCGAGGTAGCTGTAAACCTTCTGCTCGGCGTTGTCCCGGATGGTGCAGGTGTTGTAGAGCACCAGATCCGCCTCCAGTTCAGCGCTGGCTTCCCGGTAGCCCATCGCTTCGAGGATGCCGGCCATGCGCTCGGAATCCGCCTTGTTCATCTGGCAGCCGAAGGTGGTGATCCAGTAGCTGCCGCGCGCATCCGTGCCGATGCTGGTGCGGTCTGGAGCGGAGACGACCAAGGCGGGGGAGGAGAGAGGAGGGGCTGCTCTCAGTTTGAGTCACGACGGTGTTGTGTCAGTTTGGTGACTGGACACTGGCCGGCATGGGTTGGGGCCTCAGGCGTTTCTCCCTCACCAAGGCGGTACCTCTGGCCATCAGCCGCGGGACCACCTCGGCTGTGCAGCGTCTGGAGCTGAGCATCAGCCGGGATGGCATCACAGGCCGCGGCGAGACCGGTGGATTCGAGACCGGCCACCGGGGCTACTCCACAGACGCCGTGGAGATCGAGCTGCAGACGCTGCTGCCACGGCTTGAGGGTTTGGATCCCTCTGTGCCGCAGGGTTTCGATCCGCTGCTGGCGGACCTCACGCCACCGGCACGATGTGCCCTCGATCTCGCTCTCTGG encodes:
- the miaB gene encoding tRNA (N6-isopentenyl adenosine(37)-C2)-methylthiotransferase MiaB is translated as MVVSAPDRTSIGTDARGSYWITTFGCQMNKADSERMAGILEAMGYREASAELEADLVLYNTCTIRDNAEQKVYSYLGRQAQRKRTNPNLTLVVAGCVAQQEGESLLRRVPELDLVMGPQHANRLETLLQQVDSGQQVVATEEHHILEDITTARRDSRICGWVNVIYGCNERCTYCVVPSVRGKEQSRLPEAIKLEMEGLAAQGYKEITLLGQNIDAYGRDLPGITPEGRRQHTLTDLLHQVHDVEGIERIRFATSHPRYFTERLIDACADLPKLCEHFHIPFQSGDNDLLRAMARGYTVERYRRIIDRIRERMPDAALSADVIVAFPGETDAQYRRTLELVESIGFDQVNTAAYSPRPNTPAATWDNQLPEAVKVERLRELNALVERTARTRNARYTGRVEEVLAEGINPKDPHQLMGRTRTNRLTFFSATGPDGHNWNPGDLVRVTIDAVRSFSLSATPLPVAEQR